In Primulina huaijiensis isolate GDHJ02 chromosome 16, ASM1229523v2, whole genome shotgun sequence, a single genomic region encodes these proteins:
- the LOC140961408 gene encoding protein ALWAYS EARLY 3-like isoform X2, which produces MGPPRKSRSVNKNYSYINEISPNKDGDSARRSNDRKRKLSGMLGSQWSQEELIRFYEAYRKYGKDWKKVSAAVRNRSFEMVEALYTMNRAYLSLPEGTASKAGLIAMMTDHYSNLAGSDSEQESNDGAGSSRKTQKRACGKVQPTTSKVTDEKFVSHSQTVASSYGCLSSLKKKRTGGTRPRPVGKRTPRFPVSFSGENNSLEKYFSPTRQGLKIKANADDDEVAHEIAVALAEASQRGGSPQVSRTPSRRTESVMSSPIRSAQRQHSVAEIPDEKIWGEDMDEEDLEGSTEGDTGELFKHKASTMKTGSINTARQKGRKLVGKKFDVDDTNENDLENIKEECSGTEEGLRLGEMKGKFDVEVTDAKILRSSLPSQRKKSKKVLFKREDEGAAFDALKALADLSLMMPTENEDESIVRFKDEDGDHVDESGSLEALPANQQKEKRKSSGVRMKVYKPNLGVASSKTTKPGKVSVYNESSVPEELDISRLVTKSVRKKQRVQISKIEKTDANSDVRLSESSGIEAQDAGKKSTSKSKKTSQSGSPNLMKISENSSGAVLRKEGSDSAQSAIHDPLANQVNLTTKVRSRRKMNLERPQAQKDLKFYDKIQNDQSYLHLASLHDKTNLKGKLSNCLVNSRLRRWCTYEWLYSAIDSPWFAKREFVEYLYHVGLGHVPRLTRAEWGVIRSSLGKPRRFSEQFLKEEKEKLNQYRNSVRKHYTELREGVREGLPTDLARPLSVGQRVIAIHPKTREIHDGSVLTVDHSKCRVQFDRHELGVEFLTDIDCMPLYPFENMPMLGGHTVAADKFLENFNELQINGRLKEYMKLSSGDTLESSDGLVLSQLSPFANLSGSLKPTKLASANANVQSKVGPGETASYQQTAQYHPSTVAPNQAKEADIEALAELTRALDKKEGIVLELRNMNDDVLKHQKDDDVSLKDSDSFRKQYAAVLVQLNEANEQVSSALHRLRLRNTYQGSSPLKYKPVPSLGDSVDRSACQHHGAGSHVNEIIDSSKTKARILVDAAMQALSSLKVKEDSVEKIEEAIDYVNDHLPSDESGMPSTPDSKVANSSNIETQIPSELITRCIATLLMIQKCTERQSPPEDVAKILDSAVTSLRPCSSQNLPIYDEIQKCMGIIKNQILALMPTVTQS; this is translated from the exons ATGGGTCCACCAAGAAAATCAAGAAGCGtgaataaaaattattcttatATTAATGAAATATCACCAAACAAAGATGGAGATAGTGCTAGAAGAAGCAATGATCGG AAAAGGAAACTGTCTGGCATGCTTGGGTCTCAATGGAGCCAGGAAGAACTCATCCGCTTTTATGAAGCTTATCGCAAGTATGGAAAAGATTGGAAAAAG GTGTCCGCTGCTGTGCGAAACAGATCTTTTGAAATGGTGGAGGCTCTTTATACTATGAAtagg GCTTATTTGTCGCTTCCTGAGGGAACTGCTTCTAAAGCTGGGCTTATTGCTATGATGACTGATCACTACAGCAATTTG GCTGGAAGTGACAGTGAACAAGAAAGCAATGATGGAGCAGGATCATCTCGAAAGACTCAGAAGCGTGCTTGTGGAAAAGTCCAGCCAACTACGTCTAAAGTAACTGATGAGAAATTTGTTTCTCATTCTCAGACTGTTGCATCAAGTTACGGTTGCCTGTCATCGTTGAAGAAAAAACGAACTGGAG GAACTCGACCTCGTCCTGTTGGAAAAAGGACACCTAGGTTCCCTGTTTCATTTTCAGGTGAAAATAACTCTTTGGAAAAGTACTTTTCTCCAACAAGGCAAGGCTTGAAAATCAAAGCTAATGCTGATGATGATGAAGTTGCTCATGAAATAGCCGTAGCTCTGGCAGAGGCATCACAGAGAGGTGGTTCTCCCCAGGTTTCTCGAACACCAAGTAGAAGAACTGAGAGTGTTATGTCGTCACCTATTAGGAGTGCTCAGAGACAG CATTCTGTAGCAGAAATACCTGATGAAAAGATTTGGGGTGAGGATATGGATGAAGAAGATTTAGAAGGAAGCACAGAAGGTGACACTGGAGAGCTGTTTAAGCATAAAGCTTCTACGATGAAAACTGGAAGTATTAATACCGCAAGACAGAAGGGGAGAAAGCTTGTAGGCAAGAAGTTTGATGTTGATGACACTAATGAGAATGACTTGGAGAACATCAAGGAAGAATGCAGTGGAACAGAGGAAGGCTTAAGATTAGGTGAAATGAAAGGAAAGTTTGATGTAGAGGTCACTGACGCCAAGATCTTAAGGTCCTCGCTGCCGAGTCAGAGGAAAAAGAGCAAAAAGGTTCTTTTCAAAAGAG AAGACGAAGGTGCTGCCTTTGATGCCCTGAAAGCCCTGGCTGATTTGTCGCTGATGATGCCAACAGAAAACGAAGATG AGTCGATCGTGCGGTTTAAAGATGAAGATGGTGACCATGTTGATGAATCTGGTTCGTTGGAAGCTCTGCCGGCAAACCAACAAAAAGAAAAACGTAAATCCTCTGGTGTTAGGATGAAAGTGTATAAACCAAATCTTGGAGTTGCGTCTAGCAAAACAACAAAACCTGGAAAAGTCTCTGTTTATAATGAGAGTTCTGTTCCTGAAGAACTCGATATTAGTCGGCTTGTCACAAAAAGTGTCAGAAAAAAACAAAGGGTGCAGATATCTAAG ATTGAAAAAACTGATGCTAACTCTGATGTGCGTCTGAGTGAATCGTCAGGAATCGAG GCTCAAGATGCGGGGAAGAAGTCGACGAGCAAGAGTAAGAAAACTTCCCAAAGTGGTTCACcaaatttgatgaaaatatcTGAAAATTCTTCCGGTGCTGTTCTACGAAAAGAAGGGAGTGATTCAGCTCAATCGGCCATACATGATCCTCTTGCTAATCAGGTTAACTTGACCACAAAAGTTAGGAGCAGGCGTAAGATGAACCTCGAAAGACCACAGGcgcaaaaagatttgaaattttatgataaaattcaaaatgacCAAAGTTACCTGCATCTTGCTTCACTTCATGACAAAACAAATCTCAAG GGAAAACTATCTAATTGCTTGGTGAACTCACGTCTTAGGAGATGGTGTACATATGAATGGCTTTACAGTGCTATTGATTCTCCTTGGTTTGCGAAAAGGGAGTTTGTTGAATATTTGTATCATGTTGGATTAGGTCATGTTCCAAGATTGACTCGTGCAGAGTGGGGCGTCATTAGAAG TTCTCTCGGTAAACCACGGCGATTTTCAGAGCAGTTCCTGAAGGAAGAGAAAGAGAAGCTTAATCAGTATCGCAATTCTGTAAGAAAACACTACACTGAACTTCGTGAAGGTGTTAGGGAAGGACTGCCGACAGATCTTGCAAGGCCTTTGTCAGTTGGGCAACGTGTTATAGCTATCCATCCAAAAACAAGGGAGATTCATGACGGAAGTGTGCTAACTGTTGATCACTCTAAATGTCGGGTTCAATTTGACCGTCATGAGCTGGGGGTTGAATTTCTCACG GATATTGACTGCATGCCTTTGTATCCTTTTGAGAATATGCCTATGCTTGGGGGACATACAGTTGCTGCTGATaagtttcttgaaaatttcaatGAATTACAAATAAATGGGCGATTGAAAGAATACATGAAGCTTTCTTCTGGTGACACTCTCGAAAGCAGCGACGGTCTTGTTCTCTCTCAGTTGTCTCCATTTGCTAATCTTTCCGGTTCGCTGAAGCCGACTAAG tTAGCTTCTGCAAATGCTAATGTGCAATCAAAGGTTGGGCCTGGTGAAACTGCCTCTTACCAACAAACAGCTCAATATCATCCTAGTACAGTTGCTCCGAACCAGGCAAAGGAAGCTGACATTGAAGCTCTTGCTGAACTGACTCGCGCTCTTGATAAGAAG GAAGGAATAGTTCTTGAGTTAAGGAACATGAACGATGATGTGTTAAAACATCAAAAAGACGATGATGTCTCTTTGAAAGACTCAGACTCGTTCAGAAAGCAATATGCTGCAGTGCTTGTACAGTTGAATGAAGCCAATGAACAG GTTTCTTCGGCTTTGCATCGCTTGAGACTACGCAACACATATCAAGGAAGCAGTCCGCTTAAATATAAGCCAGTCCCCAGTTTAGGTGATTCTGTTGACCGTTCTGCATGCCAACATCATGGAGCAGGATCGCATGTGAATGAAATCATTGATAGCTCCAAGACAAAAGCCCGTATATTGGTAGATGCAGCTATGCAG GCACTATCATCCCTGAAGGTCAAAGAAGACTCCGTCGAGAAAATAGAGGAAGCTATAGATTATGTAAACGACCATCTTCCATCTGATGAATCTGGCATGCCCTCG ACACCTGATTCAAAAGTGGCTAATTCCTCCAACATTGAGACACAAATTCCTTCGGAGTTGATCACTCGATGCATAGCTACTTTACTTATGATACAG AAGTGTACGGAAAGACAATCCCCTCCAGAAGATGTTGCGAAAATACTAGATTCTGCTGTCACGAGCTTACGGCCCTGCAGTTCGCAAAATCTCCCAATCTATGATGAAATACAGAAGTGCATGGGTATCATCAAGAACCAAATATTGGCACTAATGCCGACTGTGACACAATCCTAG
- the LOC140961408 gene encoding protein ALWAYS EARLY 3-like isoform X1 gives MGPPRKSRSVNKNYSYINEISPNKDGDSARRSNDRKRKLSGMLGSQWSQEELIRFYEAYRKYGKDWKKVSAAVRNRSFEMVEALYTMNRAYLSLPEGTASKAGLIAMMTDHYSNLAGSDSEQESNDGAGSSRKTQKRACGKVQPTTSKVTDEKFVSHSQTVASSYGCLSSLKKKRTGGTRPRPVGKRTPRFPVSFSGENNSLEKYFSPTRQGLKIKANADDDEVAHEIAVALAEASQRGGSPQVSRTPSRRTESVMSSPIRSAQRQHSVAEIPDEKIWGEDMDEEDLEGSTEGDTGELFKHKASTMKTGSINTARQKGRKLVGKKFDVDDTNENDLENIKEECSGTEEGLRLGEMKGKFDVEVTDAKILRSSLPSQRKKSKKVLFKREDEGAAFDALKALADLSLMMPTENEDVQNFPSESIVRFKDEDGDHVDESGSLEALPANQQKEKRKSSGVRMKVYKPNLGVASSKTTKPGKVSVYNESSVPEELDISRLVTKSVRKKQRVQISKIEKTDANSDVRLSESSGIEAQDAGKKSTSKSKKTSQSGSPNLMKISENSSGAVLRKEGSDSAQSAIHDPLANQVNLTTKVRSRRKMNLERPQAQKDLKFYDKIQNDQSYLHLASLHDKTNLKGKLSNCLVNSRLRRWCTYEWLYSAIDSPWFAKREFVEYLYHVGLGHVPRLTRAEWGVIRSSLGKPRRFSEQFLKEEKEKLNQYRNSVRKHYTELREGVREGLPTDLARPLSVGQRVIAIHPKTREIHDGSVLTVDHSKCRVQFDRHELGVEFLTDIDCMPLYPFENMPMLGGHTVAADKFLENFNELQINGRLKEYMKLSSGDTLESSDGLVLSQLSPFANLSGSLKPTKLASANANVQSKVGPGETASYQQTAQYHPSTVAPNQAKEADIEALAELTRALDKKEGIVLELRNMNDDVLKHQKDDDVSLKDSDSFRKQYAAVLVQLNEANEQVSSALHRLRLRNTYQGSSPLKYKPVPSLGDSVDRSACQHHGAGSHVNEIIDSSKTKARILVDAAMQALSSLKVKEDSVEKIEEAIDYVNDHLPSDESGMPSTPDSKVANSSNIETQIPSELITRCIATLLMIQKCTERQSPPEDVAKILDSAVTSLRPCSSQNLPIYDEIQKCMGIIKNQILALMPTVTQS, from the exons ATGGGTCCACCAAGAAAATCAAGAAGCGtgaataaaaattattcttatATTAATGAAATATCACCAAACAAAGATGGAGATAGTGCTAGAAGAAGCAATGATCGG AAAAGGAAACTGTCTGGCATGCTTGGGTCTCAATGGAGCCAGGAAGAACTCATCCGCTTTTATGAAGCTTATCGCAAGTATGGAAAAGATTGGAAAAAG GTGTCCGCTGCTGTGCGAAACAGATCTTTTGAAATGGTGGAGGCTCTTTATACTATGAAtagg GCTTATTTGTCGCTTCCTGAGGGAACTGCTTCTAAAGCTGGGCTTATTGCTATGATGACTGATCACTACAGCAATTTG GCTGGAAGTGACAGTGAACAAGAAAGCAATGATGGAGCAGGATCATCTCGAAAGACTCAGAAGCGTGCTTGTGGAAAAGTCCAGCCAACTACGTCTAAAGTAACTGATGAGAAATTTGTTTCTCATTCTCAGACTGTTGCATCAAGTTACGGTTGCCTGTCATCGTTGAAGAAAAAACGAACTGGAG GAACTCGACCTCGTCCTGTTGGAAAAAGGACACCTAGGTTCCCTGTTTCATTTTCAGGTGAAAATAACTCTTTGGAAAAGTACTTTTCTCCAACAAGGCAAGGCTTGAAAATCAAAGCTAATGCTGATGATGATGAAGTTGCTCATGAAATAGCCGTAGCTCTGGCAGAGGCATCACAGAGAGGTGGTTCTCCCCAGGTTTCTCGAACACCAAGTAGAAGAACTGAGAGTGTTATGTCGTCACCTATTAGGAGTGCTCAGAGACAG CATTCTGTAGCAGAAATACCTGATGAAAAGATTTGGGGTGAGGATATGGATGAAGAAGATTTAGAAGGAAGCACAGAAGGTGACACTGGAGAGCTGTTTAAGCATAAAGCTTCTACGATGAAAACTGGAAGTATTAATACCGCAAGACAGAAGGGGAGAAAGCTTGTAGGCAAGAAGTTTGATGTTGATGACACTAATGAGAATGACTTGGAGAACATCAAGGAAGAATGCAGTGGAACAGAGGAAGGCTTAAGATTAGGTGAAATGAAAGGAAAGTTTGATGTAGAGGTCACTGACGCCAAGATCTTAAGGTCCTCGCTGCCGAGTCAGAGGAAAAAGAGCAAAAAGGTTCTTTTCAAAAGAG AAGACGAAGGTGCTGCCTTTGATGCCCTGAAAGCCCTGGCTGATTTGTCGCTGATGATGCCAACAGAAAACGAAGATG TTCAAAATTTTCCATCAGAGTCGATCGTGCGGTTTAAAGATGAAGATGGTGACCATGTTGATGAATCTGGTTCGTTGGAAGCTCTGCCGGCAAACCAACAAAAAGAAAAACGTAAATCCTCTGGTGTTAGGATGAAAGTGTATAAACCAAATCTTGGAGTTGCGTCTAGCAAAACAACAAAACCTGGAAAAGTCTCTGTTTATAATGAGAGTTCTGTTCCTGAAGAACTCGATATTAGTCGGCTTGTCACAAAAAGTGTCAGAAAAAAACAAAGGGTGCAGATATCTAAG ATTGAAAAAACTGATGCTAACTCTGATGTGCGTCTGAGTGAATCGTCAGGAATCGAG GCTCAAGATGCGGGGAAGAAGTCGACGAGCAAGAGTAAGAAAACTTCCCAAAGTGGTTCACcaaatttgatgaaaatatcTGAAAATTCTTCCGGTGCTGTTCTACGAAAAGAAGGGAGTGATTCAGCTCAATCGGCCATACATGATCCTCTTGCTAATCAGGTTAACTTGACCACAAAAGTTAGGAGCAGGCGTAAGATGAACCTCGAAAGACCACAGGcgcaaaaagatttgaaattttatgataaaattcaaaatgacCAAAGTTACCTGCATCTTGCTTCACTTCATGACAAAACAAATCTCAAG GGAAAACTATCTAATTGCTTGGTGAACTCACGTCTTAGGAGATGGTGTACATATGAATGGCTTTACAGTGCTATTGATTCTCCTTGGTTTGCGAAAAGGGAGTTTGTTGAATATTTGTATCATGTTGGATTAGGTCATGTTCCAAGATTGACTCGTGCAGAGTGGGGCGTCATTAGAAG TTCTCTCGGTAAACCACGGCGATTTTCAGAGCAGTTCCTGAAGGAAGAGAAAGAGAAGCTTAATCAGTATCGCAATTCTGTAAGAAAACACTACACTGAACTTCGTGAAGGTGTTAGGGAAGGACTGCCGACAGATCTTGCAAGGCCTTTGTCAGTTGGGCAACGTGTTATAGCTATCCATCCAAAAACAAGGGAGATTCATGACGGAAGTGTGCTAACTGTTGATCACTCTAAATGTCGGGTTCAATTTGACCGTCATGAGCTGGGGGTTGAATTTCTCACG GATATTGACTGCATGCCTTTGTATCCTTTTGAGAATATGCCTATGCTTGGGGGACATACAGTTGCTGCTGATaagtttcttgaaaatttcaatGAATTACAAATAAATGGGCGATTGAAAGAATACATGAAGCTTTCTTCTGGTGACACTCTCGAAAGCAGCGACGGTCTTGTTCTCTCTCAGTTGTCTCCATTTGCTAATCTTTCCGGTTCGCTGAAGCCGACTAAG tTAGCTTCTGCAAATGCTAATGTGCAATCAAAGGTTGGGCCTGGTGAAACTGCCTCTTACCAACAAACAGCTCAATATCATCCTAGTACAGTTGCTCCGAACCAGGCAAAGGAAGCTGACATTGAAGCTCTTGCTGAACTGACTCGCGCTCTTGATAAGAAG GAAGGAATAGTTCTTGAGTTAAGGAACATGAACGATGATGTGTTAAAACATCAAAAAGACGATGATGTCTCTTTGAAAGACTCAGACTCGTTCAGAAAGCAATATGCTGCAGTGCTTGTACAGTTGAATGAAGCCAATGAACAG GTTTCTTCGGCTTTGCATCGCTTGAGACTACGCAACACATATCAAGGAAGCAGTCCGCTTAAATATAAGCCAGTCCCCAGTTTAGGTGATTCTGTTGACCGTTCTGCATGCCAACATCATGGAGCAGGATCGCATGTGAATGAAATCATTGATAGCTCCAAGACAAAAGCCCGTATATTGGTAGATGCAGCTATGCAG GCACTATCATCCCTGAAGGTCAAAGAAGACTCCGTCGAGAAAATAGAGGAAGCTATAGATTATGTAAACGACCATCTTCCATCTGATGAATCTGGCATGCCCTCG ACACCTGATTCAAAAGTGGCTAATTCCTCCAACATTGAGACACAAATTCCTTCGGAGTTGATCACTCGATGCATAGCTACTTTACTTATGATACAG AAGTGTACGGAAAGACAATCCCCTCCAGAAGATGTTGCGAAAATACTAGATTCTGCTGTCACGAGCTTACGGCCCTGCAGTTCGCAAAATCTCCCAATCTATGATGAAATACAGAAGTGCATGGGTATCATCAAGAACCAAATATTGGCACTAATGCCGACTGTGACACAATCCTAG